In Hyla sarda isolate aHylSar1 chromosome 12, aHylSar1.hap1, whole genome shotgun sequence, a genomic segment contains:
- the RGS19 gene encoding regulator of G-protein signaling 19 isoform X2, with the protein MAENAKSWSFTAALEEQRHNYTGPDPSESPMSRYDRKQPTRNHQSNPCCLCWCCCCSCSWNEDRNRRRRLSRDTKLEAVPHCEVCSKPSSEEIYSWSHSFEKLMKNPAGRNVFREFLRTEYSEENMLFWLACEELKKDNSKHNIEEKARMIYEDYVSILSPKEVSLDSRVREVINRRMQEPSTHTFDDAQLQIYTLMHRDSYPRFLNSGIYKSLLQNISRSSSES; encoded by the exons ATGGCAGAAAATGCTAAGAGCTGGAGTTTCACAGCTGCTTTAGAGGAACAAAGACATAAT TACACAGGGCCTGACCCCAGTGAGTCTCCCATGTCACGATATGACAGGAAGCAGCCCACCCGGAACCACCAGTCCAATCCCTGCTGCCTGTGCTGGTGTTGCTGCTGCAGCTGTTCCTG gaaTGAAGATCGGAACAGACGCCGGAGATTATCACGAGACACCAAGCTGGAGGCTGTACCTCACTGCGAGGTGTG CTCAAAACCATCTTCAGAAGAGATCTACAGCTGGTCTCATTCATTCGAGAAGCTGATGAAGAATCCAGCCGGTCGCAACGTGTTTCGGGAGTTTCTCCGCACGGAGTACAGCGAGGAGAATATGCTGTTTTGGCTGGCATGTGAGGAGCTGAAAAAAGACAACAGCAAGCACAACATTGAGGAGAAGGCGCGCATGATCTACGAGGATTATGTCTCCATCCTGTCTCCAAAAGAG GTCAGCCTGGATTCTCGGGTCAGGGAGGTGATAAACAGACGGATGCAGGAGCCCTCCACTCACACGTTTGATGACGCTCAGTTGCAGATTTACACCCTGATGCACAGAGACTCCTATCCACGATTCCTCAACTCGGGCATTTACAAATCCCTACTGCAGAACATTTCACGCTCCAGTTCGGAGTCGTAG
- the RGS19 gene encoding regulator of G-protein signaling 19 isoform X1, translated as MGIGEREQQMHPLGEQSMGCKYTGPDPSESPMSRYDRKQPTRNHQSNPCCLCWCCCCSCSWNEDRNRRRRLSRDTKLEAVPHCEVCSKPSSEEIYSWSHSFEKLMKNPAGRNVFREFLRTEYSEENMLFWLACEELKKDNSKHNIEEKARMIYEDYVSILSPKEVSLDSRVREVINRRMQEPSTHTFDDAQLQIYTLMHRDSYPRFLNSGIYKSLLQNISRSSSES; from the exons TACACAGGGCCTGACCCCAGTGAGTCTCCCATGTCACGATATGACAGGAAGCAGCCCACCCGGAACCACCAGTCCAATCCCTGCTGCCTGTGCTGGTGTTGCTGCTGCAGCTGTTCCTG gaaTGAAGATCGGAACAGACGCCGGAGATTATCACGAGACACCAAGCTGGAGGCTGTACCTCACTGCGAGGTGTG CTCAAAACCATCTTCAGAAGAGATCTACAGCTGGTCTCATTCATTCGAGAAGCTGATGAAGAATCCAGCCGGTCGCAACGTGTTTCGGGAGTTTCTCCGCACGGAGTACAGCGAGGAGAATATGCTGTTTTGGCTGGCATGTGAGGAGCTGAAAAAAGACAACAGCAAGCACAACATTGAGGAGAAGGCGCGCATGATCTACGAGGATTATGTCTCCATCCTGTCTCCAAAAGAG GTCAGCCTGGATTCTCGGGTCAGGGAGGTGATAAACAGACGGATGCAGGAGCCCTCCACTCACACGTTTGATGACGCTCAGTTGCAGATTTACACCCTGATGCACAGAGACTCCTATCCACGATTCCTCAACTCGGGCATTTACAAATCCCTACTGCAGAACATTTCACGCTCCAGTTCGGAGTCGTAG
- the RGS19 gene encoding regulator of G-protein signaling 19 isoform X3, with amino-acid sequence MCFRKRPGSGAAQIYTGPDPSESPMSRYDRKQPTRNHQSNPCCLCWCCCCSCSWNEDRNRRRRLSRDTKLEAVPHCEVCSKPSSEEIYSWSHSFEKLMKNPAGRNVFREFLRTEYSEENMLFWLACEELKKDNSKHNIEEKARMIYEDYVSILSPKEVSLDSRVREVINRRMQEPSTHTFDDAQLQIYTLMHRDSYPRFLNSGIYKSLLQNISRSSSES; translated from the exons TACACAGGGCCTGACCCCAGTGAGTCTCCCATGTCACGATATGACAGGAAGCAGCCCACCCGGAACCACCAGTCCAATCCCTGCTGCCTGTGCTGGTGTTGCTGCTGCAGCTGTTCCTG gaaTGAAGATCGGAACAGACGCCGGAGATTATCACGAGACACCAAGCTGGAGGCTGTACCTCACTGCGAGGTGTG CTCAAAACCATCTTCAGAAGAGATCTACAGCTGGTCTCATTCATTCGAGAAGCTGATGAAGAATCCAGCCGGTCGCAACGTGTTTCGGGAGTTTCTCCGCACGGAGTACAGCGAGGAGAATATGCTGTTTTGGCTGGCATGTGAGGAGCTGAAAAAAGACAACAGCAAGCACAACATTGAGGAGAAGGCGCGCATGATCTACGAGGATTATGTCTCCATCCTGTCTCCAAAAGAG GTCAGCCTGGATTCTCGGGTCAGGGAGGTGATAAACAGACGGATGCAGGAGCCCTCCACTCACACGTTTGATGACGCTCAGTTGCAGATTTACACCCTGATGCACAGAGACTCCTATCCACGATTCCTCAACTCGGGCATTTACAAATCCCTACTGCAGAACATTTCACGCTCCAGTTCGGAGTCGTAG
- the RGS19 gene encoding regulator of G-protein signaling 19 isoform X4, whose translation MEYQYTGPDPSESPMSRYDRKQPTRNHQSNPCCLCWCCCCSCSWNEDRNRRRRLSRDTKLEAVPHCEVCSKPSSEEIYSWSHSFEKLMKNPAGRNVFREFLRTEYSEENMLFWLACEELKKDNSKHNIEEKARMIYEDYVSILSPKEVSLDSRVREVINRRMQEPSTHTFDDAQLQIYTLMHRDSYPRFLNSGIYKSLLQNISRSSSES comes from the exons TACACAGGGCCTGACCCCAGTGAGTCTCCCATGTCACGATATGACAGGAAGCAGCCCACCCGGAACCACCAGTCCAATCCCTGCTGCCTGTGCTGGTGTTGCTGCTGCAGCTGTTCCTG gaaTGAAGATCGGAACAGACGCCGGAGATTATCACGAGACACCAAGCTGGAGGCTGTACCTCACTGCGAGGTGTG CTCAAAACCATCTTCAGAAGAGATCTACAGCTGGTCTCATTCATTCGAGAAGCTGATGAAGAATCCAGCCGGTCGCAACGTGTTTCGGGAGTTTCTCCGCACGGAGTACAGCGAGGAGAATATGCTGTTTTGGCTGGCATGTGAGGAGCTGAAAAAAGACAACAGCAAGCACAACATTGAGGAGAAGGCGCGCATGATCTACGAGGATTATGTCTCCATCCTGTCTCCAAAAGAG GTCAGCCTGGATTCTCGGGTCAGGGAGGTGATAAACAGACGGATGCAGGAGCCCTCCACTCACACGTTTGATGACGCTCAGTTGCAGATTTACACCCTGATGCACAGAGACTCCTATCCACGATTCCTCAACTCGGGCATTTACAAATCCCTACTGCAGAACATTTCACGCTCCAGTTCGGAGTCGTAG
- the RGS19 gene encoding regulator of G-protein signaling 19 isoform X5 has product MSRYDRKQPTRNHQSNPCCLCWCCCCSCSWNEDRNRRRRLSRDTKLEAVPHCEVCSKPSSEEIYSWSHSFEKLMKNPAGRNVFREFLRTEYSEENMLFWLACEELKKDNSKHNIEEKARMIYEDYVSILSPKEVSLDSRVREVINRRMQEPSTHTFDDAQLQIYTLMHRDSYPRFLNSGIYKSLLQNISRSSSES; this is encoded by the exons ATGTCACGATATGACAGGAAGCAGCCCACCCGGAACCACCAGTCCAATCCCTGCTGCCTGTGCTGGTGTTGCTGCTGCAGCTGTTCCTG gaaTGAAGATCGGAACAGACGCCGGAGATTATCACGAGACACCAAGCTGGAGGCTGTACCTCACTGCGAGGTGTG CTCAAAACCATCTTCAGAAGAGATCTACAGCTGGTCTCATTCATTCGAGAAGCTGATGAAGAATCCAGCCGGTCGCAACGTGTTTCGGGAGTTTCTCCGCACGGAGTACAGCGAGGAGAATATGCTGTTTTGGCTGGCATGTGAGGAGCTGAAAAAAGACAACAGCAAGCACAACATTGAGGAGAAGGCGCGCATGATCTACGAGGATTATGTCTCCATCCTGTCTCCAAAAGAG GTCAGCCTGGATTCTCGGGTCAGGGAGGTGATAAACAGACGGATGCAGGAGCCCTCCACTCACACGTTTGATGACGCTCAGTTGCAGATTTACACCCTGATGCACAGAGACTCCTATCCACGATTCCTCAACTCGGGCATTTACAAATCCCTACTGCAGAACATTTCACGCTCCAGTTCGGAGTCGTAG